The Drosophila bipectinata strain 14024-0381.07 chromosome 2L, DbipHiC1v2, whole genome shotgun sequence genome has a segment encoding these proteins:
- the LOC108125403 gene encoding guanine nucleotide-exchange factor SEC12, which produces MAPTRRPSDGLLARVNFPLYAVDVLTSRHILVAGGGGSSKTGVANGFEIYELYHNGSHFCAEEVLRHETGANVVMNFAVRNGGRRGYLCAGQEAHCQMYYVQPRIESEEDGNGNGIGDGKPAPAERPHENGNLRQRNAPSGVENLSNGHKPPTSAADIMRQFKRLRFDIQAADVVQTDFLKSAEPLQRVVRISGNGLLMATGGTDGKLRVWSFPQMSLAAALPAHTKEIDDLDFSPDCKYIASISKDSHGLVWDLGNGKLHHKLQWQTPEGAKYLFKRCRYGTVEARKDQYRLFTIANPLGKVGRQRGFLQHWDCASGQLRQAVGIDESLASLAVRDDGRFLAVGTMFSGSVSMYIAFSLQRVLHIPHAHSMFVTGLQFLPITNEEGPPISSDTEAAVISISVDNKVCIHSLPQRRTIPAWIAIAFIILMVFIVFVMCSYFGI; this is translated from the exons ATGGCCCCCACCCGCCGTCCTAGCGATGGCTTGCTGGCCCGTGTGAACTTTCCACTGTACGCCGTCGACGTGCTCACAAGCCGTCACATCCTAGTGGCTGGAGGAGGCGGTTCCAGCAAAACGGGCGTCGCCAATGGCTTT gaGATCTACGAGCTGTACCACAATGGGAGTCACTTCTGCGCGGAGGAGGTGCTGCGCCACGAAACAGGTGCCAACGTGGTGATGAACTTTGCCGTCCGAAATGGAGGCAGGAGAGGCTATCTTTGTGCTGGCCAGGAGGCACACTGTCAGATGTACTATGTTCAACCACGGATCGAGTCCGAGGAGGACGGCAATGGTAATGGAATCGGAGACGGAAAACCAGCTCCTGCGGAACGACCACATGAGAATGGAAATTTACGCCAACGTAACGCTCCCTCTGGAGTGGAAAACCTTTCCAACGGCCATAAGCCTCCAACGTCAGCCGCAGACATAATGCGTCAATTCAAGCGACTGCGCTTCGACATCCAGGCGGCGGATGTCGTCCAGACCGACTTTCTCAAGAGCGCTGAACCGCTGCAACGGGTGGTGCGTATCAGCGGTAACGGGCTACTGATGGCCACCGGTGGCACTGACGGGAAGCTGAGGGTCTGGTCTTTTCCGCAAATGAGCTTGGCCGCTGCGCTCCCGGCACACACCAAGGAGATAGATGACTTAGACTTTAGTCCCGACTGCAAGTACATCGCCAGTATCTCAAAAGACTCCCATGGTCTAGTATGGGACTTGGGAAATGGGAAGCTACACCACAAGTTGCAGTGGCAGACGCCCGAGGGTGCCAAGTATTTGTTTAAACGCTGCCGCTACGGTACAGTGGAGGCGCGTAAGGACCAGTATAGACTGTTTACCATCGCCAATCCATTGGGAAAGGTTGGCCGACAGCGCGGCTTCCTTCAGCACTGGGATTGCGCCAGCGGTCAGCTACGCCAGGCGGTGGGCATTGATGAAAGCTTGGCCTCGCTGGCGGTGCGAGACGATGGACGGTTCTTGGCCGTCGGAACGATGTTCTCAGGAAGCGTATCCATGTACATAGCATTTAGTCTGCAG CGCGTGCTCCACATTCCTCATGCACACTCCATGTTCGTAACGGGCCTGCAGTTTCTGCCAATCACCAATGAGGAAGGACCGCCCATTTCCAGCGACACCGAGGCGGCTGTGATCTCCATTTCTGTGGACAACAAAGTCTGCATCCACAGTCTGCCTCAAAGAC gtACGATCCCCGCTTGGATTGCCATTGCCTTTATTATCCTCATGGTCTTCATAGTGTTTGTGATGTGCTCCTATTTTGGCATCTGA
- the LOC108125402 gene encoding Krueppel homolog 1 isoform X2 — protein MVYYPANQLLIKTEQPSQAQFCLQVPPTLTATTSTSGPGLRISSSGGQEHYELLQTPQQRQLQLQQQHLQEQQQFDNYQRAIQQQQQQQHQIVSTSTTPVNRIKTEVTGNFAPAVAHPQAQTQPQPRKTNTNKPQFKCEQCGMTFGSKSAHTSHTKSHAKNAELALGAGMGEAGSAAVTLPPAIELNEAGLPVGIPKSPTIKPLANVAAGADPYQCNVCQKTFAVPARLIRHYRTHTGERPFECEFCHKLFSVKENLQVHRRIHTKERPYKCEVCGRAFEHSGKLHRHMRIHTGERPHKCSVCEKTFIQSGQLVIHMRTHTGEKPYKCPEPGCGKGFTCSKQLKVHSRTHTGEKPYHCDICFRDFGYNHVLKLHRVQHYGSKCYKCTICDETFKNKKEMEAHIKGHANEIPDDEAEAAAAAAGSSSSVVSPSSHGVSSGVSESSSNSPPSSPAATKKPRQPRQPRGTKATAASSVASASPFSPSSPSSTYSPSTSSLASPPPTTAHYLPAPVEQDALSRDSGVSSAQLAHSNYADEELPTDLSIQQVAGQVPTPAVSYYQAPPSLVELQPQAAGLTINPALLEAASMARRHHDNDDQDRERDQDEDVHAAAWQMIQLRRGHAATPPPEQQIQYQPVPQQQQQQPQLHVSDLAANYDDTHEATVLIEHFKRGDLARHGLHKGYAPVPKYESALPNPDIVRRVEAAIGLRSSTESPERSSSPESDSLLMADRNVMTLPLRKRKHYMNKGEGSQVELEKPQGAGGEVNSASGVDASMDTLDSSGSKVMRMSSVIQFAKAS, from the exons ATGGTTTACTATCCTGCTAACCAGCTCCTCATAAAAACGGAGCAACCCAGTCAGGCTCAATTTTGCCTGCAGGTGCCACCCACTCTGACCGCGACGACATCGACTTCGGGTCCCGGCCTCAGAATATCGTCCTCCGGCGGTCAGGAGCATTATGAACTGCTGCAGACACCGCAGCAGCGACAGTTGCAACTCCAGCAGCAACACCTCCAGGAGCAACAACAGTTCGACAACTATCAGCGAGccatccagcagcagcagcagcaacagcatcagATAGTTTCCACGTCGACGACACCAGTCAACCGGATTAAGACTGAGGTGACCGGAAATTTTGCCCCAGCCGTTGCACATCCCCAGGCGCAGACGCAGCCGCAGCCGCGAAAGACCAACACCAACAAGCCCCAGTTCAAGTGCGAACAGTGTGGCATGACCTTTGGCAGCAAGTCGGCGCACACCTCCCACACCAAGTCGCATGCCAAGAACGCCGAGCTGGCGCTGGGCGCTGGGATGGGGGAGGCAGGCAGTGCTGCCGTCACGTTACCCCCGGCCATCGAGCTGAACGAGGCGGGTTTGCCGGTGGGCATTCCCAAGAGTCCGACCATCAAGCCGCTGGCGAATGTGGCAGCCGGAGCCGATCCCTATCAGTGCAATGTATGCCAGAAGACGTTTGCCGTTCCTGCAAGGCTG ATCCGTCACTATCGCACCCACACCGGCGAGCGGCCATTTGAGTGTGAATTCTGCCACAAACTATTCAGCGTCAAGGAGAACCTGCAGGTCCACCGACGCATTCACACCAAGGAGCGTCCGTACAAGTGCGAGGTCTGTGGACGTGCCTTCGAGCACTCCGGAAAACTCCACCGCCATATGCGCATCCACACCGGCGAACGACCACACAAGTGCTCCGTCTGCGAGAAGACTTTCATCCAGTCGGGCCAACTGGTCATCCACATGCGCACACACACCGGCGAGAAGCCCTACAAGTGCCCGGAGCCGGGCTGCGGCAAGGGATTCACCTGCTCCAAACAGCTGAAGGTGCACTCGCGCACCCACACGGGCGAGAAGCCCTACCACTGCGACATCTGCTTCCGTGACTTTGGCTACAACCATGTGCTGAAGCTGCACCGTGTCCAGCACTACGGCTCCAAGTGCTACAAGTGCACCATCTGCGATGAGACTTTCAAGAACAAGAAGGAAATGGAGGCTCACATCAAGGGGCATGCCAACGAGATTCCCGACGACGAAGCAgaggcggcagcagcagcagcaggctcCTCGTCCTCGGTCGTATCGCCATCCTCGCACGGCGTCAGTAGTGGAGTATCggagagcagcagcaactcgCCGCCCAGCTCCCCGGCGGCCACCAAGAAGCCTCGTCAGCCACGCCAGCCCCGTGGAACCAAAGCGACGGCAGCGTCTTCTGTCGCCTCGGCCTCACCATTCTCTCCCAGTTCCCCCAGCTCTACGTACTCGCCCTCGACCAGCAGCCTGGCCTCTCCTCCGCCCACGACGGCCCACTACCTGCCCGCCCCTGTAGAGCAGGATGCCCTGAGCCGGGACAGCGGAGTGTCCAGCGCCCAGCTAGCACACAGCAATTATGCGGACGAGGAGCTGCCCACGGACCTGAGCATACAGCAGGTGGCGGGTCAGGTGCCCACCCCAGCTGTCAGCTACTACCAGGCCCCGCCCAGTCTAGTGGAGTTGCAGCCCCAGGCAGCCGGACTCACCATCAATCCGGCCCTGCTTGAGGCGGCCAGCATGGCACGCCGTCATCACGACAACGACGATCAGGATCGGGAGCGCGACCAGGACGAGGACGTGCATGCCGCCGCCTGGCAAATGATTCAACTGCGTCGTGGTCATGCAGCCACGCCCCCTCCAGAGCAGCAAATACAATACCAGCCTGTccctcagcagcagcagcagcagccacagctGCACGTCAGCGATCTGGCGGCCAACTATGATGACACCCACGAAGCAACAGTTCTCATCGAGCACTTCAAACGTGGCGACCTGGCCCGCCATGGTCTCCACAAGGGTTATGCGCCCGTGCCCAAGTACGA ATCTGCCTTGCCCAATCCGGATATCGTGCGCCGAGTGGAGGCAGCCATCGGACTGAGGTCCAGCACAGAGTCCCCTGAGCGAAGCTCGTCGCCGGAAAGCGACTCCCTGCTGATGGCCGACCGGAATGTGATGACCCTCCCGCTGCGCAAACGCAAACACTACATGAACAAGGGCGAGGGCAGCCAGGTGGAGCTGGAGAAACCCCAGGGAGCTGGCGGAGAGGTTAACTCCGCTAGCGGCGTTGATGCATCGATGGATACCTTGGATAGTTCCGGGTCGAAGGTGATGCGGATGAGCTCTGTCATCCAGTTCGCCAAGGCCTCGTAG
- the LOC108125402 gene encoding Krueppel homolog 1 isoform X1: MTENKKDTTTWSTKKIWINDVGNKSDNDLVDISKTKTKVVTKKSAKDSTASKMVYYPANQLLIKTEQPSQAQFCLQVPPTLTATTSTSGPGLRISSSGGQEHYELLQTPQQRQLQLQQQHLQEQQQFDNYQRAIQQQQQQQHQIVSTSTTPVNRIKTEVTGNFAPAVAHPQAQTQPQPRKTNTNKPQFKCEQCGMTFGSKSAHTSHTKSHAKNAELALGAGMGEAGSAAVTLPPAIELNEAGLPVGIPKSPTIKPLANVAAGADPYQCNVCQKTFAVPARLIRHYRTHTGERPFECEFCHKLFSVKENLQVHRRIHTKERPYKCEVCGRAFEHSGKLHRHMRIHTGERPHKCSVCEKTFIQSGQLVIHMRTHTGEKPYKCPEPGCGKGFTCSKQLKVHSRTHTGEKPYHCDICFRDFGYNHVLKLHRVQHYGSKCYKCTICDETFKNKKEMEAHIKGHANEIPDDEAEAAAAAAGSSSSVVSPSSHGVSSGVSESSSNSPPSSPAATKKPRQPRQPRGTKATAASSVASASPFSPSSPSSTYSPSTSSLASPPPTTAHYLPAPVEQDALSRDSGVSSAQLAHSNYADEELPTDLSIQQVAGQVPTPAVSYYQAPPSLVELQPQAAGLTINPALLEAASMARRHHDNDDQDRERDQDEDVHAAAWQMIQLRRGHAATPPPEQQIQYQPVPQQQQQQPQLHVSDLAANYDDTHEATVLIEHFKRGDLARHGLHKGYAPVPKYESALPNPDIVRRVEAAIGLRSSTESPERSSSPESDSLLMADRNVMTLPLRKRKHYMNKGEGSQVELEKPQGAGGEVNSASGVDASMDTLDSSGSKVMRMSSVIQFAKAS; this comes from the exons atgacTGAAAATAAGAAAGATACCACTACTTGGAGTACTAAGAAAATTTGGATTAACGATGTTGGCAACAAGTCGGATAATGACTTGGTGGATATATCCAAGACCAAAACAAAGGTCGTTACTAAAAAATCGGCCAAAG ATTCAACCGCATCCAAAATGGTTTACTATCCTGCTAACCAGCTCCTCATAAAAACGGAGCAACCCAGTCAGGCTCAATTTTGCCTGCAGGTGCCACCCACTCTGACCGCGACGACATCGACTTCGGGTCCCGGCCTCAGAATATCGTCCTCCGGCGGTCAGGAGCATTATGAACTGCTGCAGACACCGCAGCAGCGACAGTTGCAACTCCAGCAGCAACACCTCCAGGAGCAACAACAGTTCGACAACTATCAGCGAGccatccagcagcagcagcagcaacagcatcagATAGTTTCCACGTCGACGACACCAGTCAACCGGATTAAGACTGAGGTGACCGGAAATTTTGCCCCAGCCGTTGCACATCCCCAGGCGCAGACGCAGCCGCAGCCGCGAAAGACCAACACCAACAAGCCCCAGTTCAAGTGCGAACAGTGTGGCATGACCTTTGGCAGCAAGTCGGCGCACACCTCCCACACCAAGTCGCATGCCAAGAACGCCGAGCTGGCGCTGGGCGCTGGGATGGGGGAGGCAGGCAGTGCTGCCGTCACGTTACCCCCGGCCATCGAGCTGAACGAGGCGGGTTTGCCGGTGGGCATTCCCAAGAGTCCGACCATCAAGCCGCTGGCGAATGTGGCAGCCGGAGCCGATCCCTATCAGTGCAATGTATGCCAGAAGACGTTTGCCGTTCCTGCAAGGCTG ATCCGTCACTATCGCACCCACACCGGCGAGCGGCCATTTGAGTGTGAATTCTGCCACAAACTATTCAGCGTCAAGGAGAACCTGCAGGTCCACCGACGCATTCACACCAAGGAGCGTCCGTACAAGTGCGAGGTCTGTGGACGTGCCTTCGAGCACTCCGGAAAACTCCACCGCCATATGCGCATCCACACCGGCGAACGACCACACAAGTGCTCCGTCTGCGAGAAGACTTTCATCCAGTCGGGCCAACTGGTCATCCACATGCGCACACACACCGGCGAGAAGCCCTACAAGTGCCCGGAGCCGGGCTGCGGCAAGGGATTCACCTGCTCCAAACAGCTGAAGGTGCACTCGCGCACCCACACGGGCGAGAAGCCCTACCACTGCGACATCTGCTTCCGTGACTTTGGCTACAACCATGTGCTGAAGCTGCACCGTGTCCAGCACTACGGCTCCAAGTGCTACAAGTGCACCATCTGCGATGAGACTTTCAAGAACAAGAAGGAAATGGAGGCTCACATCAAGGGGCATGCCAACGAGATTCCCGACGACGAAGCAgaggcggcagcagcagcagcaggctcCTCGTCCTCGGTCGTATCGCCATCCTCGCACGGCGTCAGTAGTGGAGTATCggagagcagcagcaactcgCCGCCCAGCTCCCCGGCGGCCACCAAGAAGCCTCGTCAGCCACGCCAGCCCCGTGGAACCAAAGCGACGGCAGCGTCTTCTGTCGCCTCGGCCTCACCATTCTCTCCCAGTTCCCCCAGCTCTACGTACTCGCCCTCGACCAGCAGCCTGGCCTCTCCTCCGCCCACGACGGCCCACTACCTGCCCGCCCCTGTAGAGCAGGATGCCCTGAGCCGGGACAGCGGAGTGTCCAGCGCCCAGCTAGCACACAGCAATTATGCGGACGAGGAGCTGCCCACGGACCTGAGCATACAGCAGGTGGCGGGTCAGGTGCCCACCCCAGCTGTCAGCTACTACCAGGCCCCGCCCAGTCTAGTGGAGTTGCAGCCCCAGGCAGCCGGACTCACCATCAATCCGGCCCTGCTTGAGGCGGCCAGCATGGCACGCCGTCATCACGACAACGACGATCAGGATCGGGAGCGCGACCAGGACGAGGACGTGCATGCCGCCGCCTGGCAAATGATTCAACTGCGTCGTGGTCATGCAGCCACGCCCCCTCCAGAGCAGCAAATACAATACCAGCCTGTccctcagcagcagcagcagcagccacagctGCACGTCAGCGATCTGGCGGCCAACTATGATGACACCCACGAAGCAACAGTTCTCATCGAGCACTTCAAACGTGGCGACCTGGCCCGCCATGGTCTCCACAAGGGTTATGCGCCCGTGCCCAAGTACGA ATCTGCCTTGCCCAATCCGGATATCGTGCGCCGAGTGGAGGCAGCCATCGGACTGAGGTCCAGCACAGAGTCCCCTGAGCGAAGCTCGTCGCCGGAAAGCGACTCCCTGCTGATGGCCGACCGGAATGTGATGACCCTCCCGCTGCGCAAACGCAAACACTACATGAACAAGGGCGAGGGCAGCCAGGTGGAGCTGGAGAAACCCCAGGGAGCTGGCGGAGAGGTTAACTCCGCTAGCGGCGTTGATGCATCGATGGATACCTTGGATAGTTCCGGGTCGAAGGTGATGCGGATGAGCTCTGTCATCCAGTTCGCCAAGGCCTCGTAG
- the LOC108125402 gene encoding Krueppel homolog 1 isoform X4 gives MTDFSMNDILRSFRKMRMNKASGQGGHHQYNNHHQNNYRHQPPQNIQIYQHTYPMQQSKDLKKIIKIIKKNLIKEKITHSTASKMVYYPANQLLIKTEQPSQAQFCLQVPPTLTATTSTSGPGLRISSSGGQEHYELLQTPQQRQLQLQQQHLQEQQQFDNYQRAIQQQQQQQHQIVSTSTTPVNRIKTEVTGNFAPAVAHPQAQTQPQPRKTNTNKPQFKCEQCGMTFGSKSAHTSHTKSHAKNAELALGAGMGEAGSAAVTLPPAIELNEAGLPVGIPKSPTIKPLANVAAGADPYQCNVCQKTFAVPARLIRHYRTHTGERPFECEFCHKLFSVKENLQVHRRIHTKERPYKCEVCGRAFEHSGKLHRHMRIHTGERPHKCSVCEKTFIQSGQLVIHMRTHTGEKPYKCPEPGCGKGFTCSKQLKVHSRTHTGEKPYHCDICFRDFGYNHVLKLHRVQHYGSKCYKCTICDETFKNKKEMEAHIKGHANEIPDDEAEAAAAAAGSSSSVVSPSSHGVSSGVSESSSNSPPSSPAATKKPRQPRQPRGTKATAASSVASASPFSPSSPSSTYSPSTSSLASPPPTTAHYLPAPVEQDALSRDSGVSSAQLAHSNYADEELPTDLSIQQVAGQVPTPAVSYYQAPPSLVELQPQAAGLTINPALLEAASMARRHHDNDDQDRERDQDEDVHAAAWQMIQLRRGHAATPPPEQQIQYQPVPQQQQQQPQLHVSDLAANYDDTHEATVLIEHFKRGDLARHGLHKGYAPVPKYESALPNPDIVRRVEAAIGLRSSTESPERSSSPESDSLLMADRNVMTLPLRKRKHYMNKGEGSQVELEKPQGAGGEVNSASGVDASMDTLDSSGSKVMRMSSVIQFAKAS, from the exons ATGACCGATTTCTCAATGAACGATATTCTGAGATCATTTAGGAAAATGCGCATGAATAAGGCATCGGGTCAAGGCGGTCACCACCAATATAATAACCATCATCAGAACAACTATCGTCATCAGCCGCCGCAGAACATTCAAATCTATCAGCACACCTATCCCATGCAACAATCAAaggatttgaaaaaaatcattaaaatcattaaaaagaatttaatcAAGGAGAAAATTACAC ATTCAACCGCATCCAAAATGGTTTACTATCCTGCTAACCAGCTCCTCATAAAAACGGAGCAACCCAGTCAGGCTCAATTTTGCCTGCAGGTGCCACCCACTCTGACCGCGACGACATCGACTTCGGGTCCCGGCCTCAGAATATCGTCCTCCGGCGGTCAGGAGCATTATGAACTGCTGCAGACACCGCAGCAGCGACAGTTGCAACTCCAGCAGCAACACCTCCAGGAGCAACAACAGTTCGACAACTATCAGCGAGccatccagcagcagcagcagcaacagcatcagATAGTTTCCACGTCGACGACACCAGTCAACCGGATTAAGACTGAGGTGACCGGAAATTTTGCCCCAGCCGTTGCACATCCCCAGGCGCAGACGCAGCCGCAGCCGCGAAAGACCAACACCAACAAGCCCCAGTTCAAGTGCGAACAGTGTGGCATGACCTTTGGCAGCAAGTCGGCGCACACCTCCCACACCAAGTCGCATGCCAAGAACGCCGAGCTGGCGCTGGGCGCTGGGATGGGGGAGGCAGGCAGTGCTGCCGTCACGTTACCCCCGGCCATCGAGCTGAACGAGGCGGGTTTGCCGGTGGGCATTCCCAAGAGTCCGACCATCAAGCCGCTGGCGAATGTGGCAGCCGGAGCCGATCCCTATCAGTGCAATGTATGCCAGAAGACGTTTGCCGTTCCTGCAAGGCTG ATCCGTCACTATCGCACCCACACCGGCGAGCGGCCATTTGAGTGTGAATTCTGCCACAAACTATTCAGCGTCAAGGAGAACCTGCAGGTCCACCGACGCATTCACACCAAGGAGCGTCCGTACAAGTGCGAGGTCTGTGGACGTGCCTTCGAGCACTCCGGAAAACTCCACCGCCATATGCGCATCCACACCGGCGAACGACCACACAAGTGCTCCGTCTGCGAGAAGACTTTCATCCAGTCGGGCCAACTGGTCATCCACATGCGCACACACACCGGCGAGAAGCCCTACAAGTGCCCGGAGCCGGGCTGCGGCAAGGGATTCACCTGCTCCAAACAGCTGAAGGTGCACTCGCGCACCCACACGGGCGAGAAGCCCTACCACTGCGACATCTGCTTCCGTGACTTTGGCTACAACCATGTGCTGAAGCTGCACCGTGTCCAGCACTACGGCTCCAAGTGCTACAAGTGCACCATCTGCGATGAGACTTTCAAGAACAAGAAGGAAATGGAGGCTCACATCAAGGGGCATGCCAACGAGATTCCCGACGACGAAGCAgaggcggcagcagcagcagcaggctcCTCGTCCTCGGTCGTATCGCCATCCTCGCACGGCGTCAGTAGTGGAGTATCggagagcagcagcaactcgCCGCCCAGCTCCCCGGCGGCCACCAAGAAGCCTCGTCAGCCACGCCAGCCCCGTGGAACCAAAGCGACGGCAGCGTCTTCTGTCGCCTCGGCCTCACCATTCTCTCCCAGTTCCCCCAGCTCTACGTACTCGCCCTCGACCAGCAGCCTGGCCTCTCCTCCGCCCACGACGGCCCACTACCTGCCCGCCCCTGTAGAGCAGGATGCCCTGAGCCGGGACAGCGGAGTGTCCAGCGCCCAGCTAGCACACAGCAATTATGCGGACGAGGAGCTGCCCACGGACCTGAGCATACAGCAGGTGGCGGGTCAGGTGCCCACCCCAGCTGTCAGCTACTACCAGGCCCCGCCCAGTCTAGTGGAGTTGCAGCCCCAGGCAGCCGGACTCACCATCAATCCGGCCCTGCTTGAGGCGGCCAGCATGGCACGCCGTCATCACGACAACGACGATCAGGATCGGGAGCGCGACCAGGACGAGGACGTGCATGCCGCCGCCTGGCAAATGATTCAACTGCGTCGTGGTCATGCAGCCACGCCCCCTCCAGAGCAGCAAATACAATACCAGCCTGTccctcagcagcagcagcagcagccacagctGCACGTCAGCGATCTGGCGGCCAACTATGATGACACCCACGAAGCAACAGTTCTCATCGAGCACTTCAAACGTGGCGACCTGGCCCGCCATGGTCTCCACAAGGGTTATGCGCCCGTGCCCAAGTACGA ATCTGCCTTGCCCAATCCGGATATCGTGCGCCGAGTGGAGGCAGCCATCGGACTGAGGTCCAGCACAGAGTCCCCTGAGCGAAGCTCGTCGCCGGAAAGCGACTCCCTGCTGATGGCCGACCGGAATGTGATGACCCTCCCGCTGCGCAAACGCAAACACTACATGAACAAGGGCGAGGGCAGCCAGGTGGAGCTGGAGAAACCCCAGGGAGCTGGCGGAGAGGTTAACTCCGCTAGCGGCGTTGATGCATCGATGGATACCTTGGATAGTTCCGGGTCGAAGGTGATGCGGATGAGCTCTGTCATCCAGTTCGCCAAGGCCTCGTAG
- the LOC108125402 gene encoding uncharacterized protein isoform X3 yields MTDFSMNDILRSFRKMRMNKASGQGGHHQYNNHHQNNYRHQPPQNIQIYQHTYPMQQSKDLKKIIKIIKKNLIKEKITRQMKILV; encoded by the coding sequence ATGACCGATTTCTCAATGAACGATATTCTGAGATCATTTAGGAAAATGCGCATGAATAAGGCATCGGGTCAAGGCGGTCACCACCAATATAATAACCATCATCAGAACAACTATCGTCATCAGCCGCCGCAGAACATTCAAATCTATCAGCACACCTATCCCATGCAACAATCAAaggatttgaaaaaaatcattaaaatcattaaaaagaatttaatcAAGGAGAAAATTACACGTCAAATGAAGATTCTTGtctaa